A genomic window from Punica granatum isolate Tunisia-2019 chromosome 2, ASM765513v2, whole genome shotgun sequence includes:
- the LOC116195848 gene encoding uncharacterized protein LOC116195848 isoform X1 translates to MLTSKSSPALPKVPFHQTHPLFTLTPARSPETTAGLFIASARVYLQWVFLNQQFRVLSGSELRNKGQELIMVRKKDPFWHYVEPAAEGRFKCKYCGRDFAGGIPRVKSHLSGIKGRDIDICLKVPEDVQVAAREAINGVKRKQKAEASSDDAQISALDATNGTNKRPKVEACSAPESMMVWTSC, encoded by the exons ATGTTGACTTCCAAGTCTTCCCCAGCTTTGCCCAAAGTCCCATTTCACCAGACACATCCTCTCTTCACACTGACACCGGCACGTTCACCGGAAACCACCGCCGGTCTCTTCATCGCCTCTGCCCGAGTCTATCTTCAG TGGGTCTTCTTGAATCAGCAATTCCGGGTTTTGTCGGGCAGCGAGCTCCGCAATAAAG GTCAGGAACTCATCATGGTACGGAAGAAAGATCCATTTTGGCATTATGTAGAACCTGCTGCGGAAGGTCGATTCAAATGCAAATATTGTGGACGAGATTTCGCAGGGGGTATTCCAAGAGTTAAGTCCCATTTATCTGGTATTAAAGGCCGTGACATTGATATATGCCTTAAGGTCCCTGAAGATGTTCAGGTTGCTGCCCGTGAAGCAATTAATGGGGtcaaaaggaaacaaaagGCTGAAGCCTCTTCAGATGATGCTCAGATCTCTGCTCTAGATGCAACTAATGGCACAAATAAGAGACCCAAAGTTGAAGCATGCTCAG CTCCAGAATCAATGATGGTATGGACTTCGTGTTGA
- the LOC116195848 gene encoding uncharacterized protein LOC116195848 isoform X2, whose product MLTSKSSPALPKVPFHQTHPLFTLTPARSPETTAGLFIASARVYLQWVFLNQQFRVLSGSELRNKGQELIMVRKKDPFWHYVEPAAEGRFKCKYCGRDFAGGIPRVKSHLSGIKGRDIDICLKVPEDVQVAAREAINGVKRKQKAEASSDDAQISALDATNGTNKRPKVEACSAIIYQAVRS is encoded by the exons ATGTTGACTTCCAAGTCTTCCCCAGCTTTGCCCAAAGTCCCATTTCACCAGACACATCCTCTCTTCACACTGACACCGGCACGTTCACCGGAAACCACCGCCGGTCTCTTCATCGCCTCTGCCCGAGTCTATCTTCAG TGGGTCTTCTTGAATCAGCAATTCCGGGTTTTGTCGGGCAGCGAGCTCCGCAATAAAG GTCAGGAACTCATCATGGTACGGAAGAAAGATCCATTTTGGCATTATGTAGAACCTGCTGCGGAAGGTCGATTCAAATGCAAATATTGTGGACGAGATTTCGCAGGGGGTATTCCAAGAGTTAAGTCCCATTTATCTGGTATTAAAGGCCGTGACATTGATATATGCCTTAAGGTCCCTGAAGATGTTCAGGTTGCTGCCCGTGAAGCAATTAATGGGGtcaaaaggaaacaaaagGCTGAAGCCTCTTCAGATGATGCTCAGATCTCTGCTCTAGATGCAACTAATGGCACAAATAAGAGACCCAAAGTTGAAGCATGCTCAG CTATAATCTACCAAGCTGTTCGAAGCTAA